The Deinococcus depolymerans genome contains the following window.
CGGTAGGTGGTGGCACCCTCGAAGTTCTGCGGGGCGTACACGCCGTTACGGCAACCGGTACACGGGAAGCTGATCGGGCGGTCCTCCTCCCGGTGAGACTGGTCCAGGCCGGTGGACAGCGCCGTGGTGTACAGCAGCGGCTTGATGGTCGATCCGATCTGCCGCTGCCCCTGGGCGGCGTTGTTCCACGCGGCCGGCGGTTCGCTGCCCCGCAGTTTCTGCCCGATCATGCCCAGCACCTCGCCGGTGTACGGGTCCAGGATGGTGGCGGCCAGGGTGGCGCCGGGCGGCAGGCCGCTGGCCTCGCGGCTGGCGGTTTCCACGGCGTTCTGCACGCGGGGATCCAGGGTGGTGTACACGCGCAGCCCGCCGGAACCGTAGACCTTCTCCCGCCCGAAGCGGCGGATCAGTTCGTTCTCGACCTGCCCCATGAAGTGCGGCGCGCGGGTGGTGGTGACGGCCTTGAGTTCCTTCTGCGTGCGGTCGACCAGCTGCGCGGACCGGACGTTCCCGGCCGCGTCGTAGGTGACCTTCCAGCCGCGCGGCTGCAGGTTCTCCTTCCAGGCGGCGTCCATCTGCGCCTGCGTGATCCAGCGGTCCTCGACCATGCGGGTCAGCAGCACGCGCATCAGCGGGCGCATCGCCTGGTAGTTGAAGTACCGCCCGGCGCTGGGGACCAGGACCGTCAGGTACGCACTCTGCGCCAGCGTCAGGTTCTTCGGGGTGGTCCGGAAGTACGCCTGCGCCGCCGAGTAGATGCCGTACAGCTCGACCGGGCCGCCGTCGCCCCAGTAGATGGCGTTCAGGTAGTTCTGGAGGATCTCTTCCTTGGTGAAGGACCGCTCGACCTGCACGCTCAGGATCCACTCCTTGAACTTGCGGTCCGGGGCGCGCGACTGCTGGTACTCCTCGAGCAGCAGCGTGTTCTTGATCAGCTGGTTGGTCAGGGTGCTGCCGCCCTGCACGGAATCCCCGCGCGCGATCCGCTGGAACTGCCGGCCCAGCCCGTAGGGGTCCAGCCCGTAGTGCTCGAAGAACCGGCGGTCCTCGTTACTCACGAGCGCCGCGACCATGAACGGACTGATCTCGTTGAGGTTCACGATGGTCCGGCTGATCGCCTGATCTCCCACCTTGGGAATCAGACTGCCGAGCGGCGTGTTGTCACGCGCGTAGATTTTCGTCTCGGCCCCCAGGGACCGGGTCAGGTTGTCCAGTTCGCGGTAGTCCGGCAGTTCCCGGCCCCACTTGATCGCGAAGGTCGCCGCGACCCCCAGCCCGGCCACCAGCGCGGCCAGCAGGAACGACGTCAGGAATTTCAGGAAACGGCCGATGAAGATCATGCGGGCCCCGGTCGTGCGGCGCGCCTCAACGGCGGCGCGCCTCGATGAGCTGGTTCACGCGGCCGCGCAGGTTCTTGCCGGACAGCGGCTTGTACACGATGTCGTCCGCGCCGACCAGTTTCGCGTGATCGCGGGTCTGGTCGTCGTCGAACCCGGTGAGCAGCAGCACCGGGGTGTCCCGCAGCCGCTTGATGCGCTTGACGCGCGAGCAGATCTCGAATCCGTCCATGTGCGGCATCTTCACGTCCAGCAGCATCGCGTCCGGAGTGTGTTCACGCAGGTAATCCAGCGCCGACTTGCCATCAGAAACAGCCACGATATCGTGCCCGTCCGCCGACAGAATGACCTCCAGCATGGTCCGGATGGCCGGTTCGTCGTCTGCGACGAGAATGGTATACGCCATGCGGCCCATGATAGTGCAGCGGCCCGCAAAAATCCCACACGCCCCCGCCG
Protein-coding sequences here:
- a CDS encoding transglycosylase domain-containing protein, which gives rise to MIFIGRFLKFLTSFLLAALVAGLGVAATFAIKWGRELPDYRELDNLTRSLGAETKIYARDNTPLGSLIPKVGDQAISRTIVNLNEISPFMVAALVSNEDRRFFEHYGLDPYGLGRQFQRIARGDSVQGGSTLTNQLIKNTLLLEEYQQSRAPDRKFKEWILSVQVERSFTKEEILQNYLNAIYWGDGGPVELYGIYSAAQAYFRTTPKNLTLAQSAYLTVLVPSAGRYFNYQAMRPLMRVLLTRMVEDRWITQAQMDAAWKENLQPRGWKVTYDAAGNVRSAQLVDRTQKELKAVTTTRAPHFMGQVENELIRRFGREKVYGSGGLRVYTTLDPRVQNAVETASREASGLPPGATLAATILDPYTGEVLGMIGQKLRGSEPPAAWNNAAQGQRQIGSTIKPLLYTTALSTGLDQSHREEDRPISFPCTGCRNGVYAPQNFEGATTYRDMTIREALDRSLNLVTVRLADRIGLQTFFGKIRELGLQTNDGTGLAAALGAVETTPVKMAAAYAPFVNGGLYRAPRYLSKVTTARGEILYDASSEALRPARVWTPQVAWLGLDMIRGVVNDLSERQGGLASRARFGDWPVGGKTGTSNGPKDFWFVGTTPLYTGSVWVGRQQGGEMPIYYYSGYVNAPIWRRMMELAHAGQPLRQFSEPPGIQYVDAPDQQFLPGVKMAVLDPRYRDAANTDLQADAPPPVQYRESDYTPGSSDARTVMVSLDRVTNRLATEFTPPENIVERRVEIEALPAYAPDPSPTPLKDEQADPAALKAARSQGGAPQAAPAATPGSPAPTPP
- a CDS encoding response regulator; this encodes MGRMAYTILVADDEPAIRTMLEVILSADGHDIVAVSDGKSALDYLREHTPDAMLLDVKMPHMDGFEICSRVKRIKRLRDTPVLLLTGFDDDQTRDHAKLVGADDIVYKPLSGKNLRGRVNQLIEARRR